Proteins encoded by one window of Deinococcus multiflagellatus:
- a CDS encoding endonuclease III domain-containing protein, producing MKEQVREAYGEKPLSPRRDPLHELISTILSQRTNWRDEDAAYQELRTLGDWDAIIAAPTEQVAHAIRRSNYPESKAPRIQQTLVAIRDSPGGYDLDFLKNMPVKDALKWLTDLPGVGVKTASLVLLFNYARPVFPVDTHVHRVSTRVGAIPKMGEQAAHKALLKLLPPDPPFLYELHINLLTHGQRVCSWHHPKCGVCVLRARCDAFAVFGGRVPSWKG from the coding sequence ATGAAAGAGCAGGTGCGTGAAGCCTACGGCGAAAAGCCGCTCTCGCCCCGCCGCGACCCCCTGCACGAACTGATCAGCACCATCCTCTCGCAGCGCACGAACTGGCGCGACGAGGACGCCGCCTACCAGGAACTGCGCACCCTGGGCGACTGGGACGCGATTATCGCCGCGCCCACCGAGCAGGTGGCGCACGCCATTCGCCGCAGCAACTACCCCGAAAGCAAGGCGCCGCGCATTCAGCAGACCCTGGTGGCCATCCGGGACTCGCCGGGCGGGTACGACCTGGATTTCCTGAAAAACATGCCGGTGAAAGACGCCCTGAAATGGCTGACCGACCTGCCAGGGGTAGGCGTTAAGACCGCCAGTCTGGTCCTGCTGTTTAATTACGCGCGCCCGGTGTTTCCGGTGGACACGCACGTTCACCGCGTGAGCACCCGGGTGGGCGCCATTCCCAAGATGGGCGAGCAGGCGGCGCACAAGGCGCTGCTGAAGCTGTTGCCGCCGGACCCACCGTTTCTGTACGAGCTGCACATCAACCTGCTGACGCATGGGCAGCGGGTGTGTTCGTGGCATCACCCGAAGTGCGGGGTGTGTGTGCTGCGGGCGCGGTGTGATGCGTTTGCGGTGTTTGGGGGGAGGGTGCCGAGTTGGAAGGGGTGA
- the fmt gene encoding methionyl-tRNA formyltransferase — MSTPRVAFFGSPAFALPVLDAIRAQFEVVLVAAQPDKPVGRGLKLTPPPVAAHAAALGLPLAQPRKLRGNATFAAQLRDSGADVAVTCAYGKLLPGALLAVPRFGFLNTHTSLLPAYRGAAPIQWALIRGETVTGTTIMQTDEGMDTGPILLQEALPILPDWTSVELADALSTQAARLIVQALGQLGNLSPTPQDHAQATHAPMLVKEDGFVRWTDGAQAVVDRFRGVAAWPQTTAFLGGARLKLGGLRVAAGQGQPGEVLAVTNEGLTVACGEGAVTVATVQPEARKAQPAALWAQTAGAGPGTRLDLWQPPAP, encoded by the coding sequence TTGAGCACGCCGCGCGTGGCCTTTTTCGGCTCGCCCGCCTTTGCCCTGCCGGTGCTGGACGCCATCCGCGCCCAGTTCGAGGTGGTGCTGGTGGCCGCGCAGCCCGACAAGCCAGTGGGCCGGGGCCTGAAACTCACCCCGCCCCCGGTGGCCGCCCACGCCGCCGCCCTGGGACTGCCCCTGGCCCAGCCGCGCAAACTGCGGGGCAACGCGACCTTTGCAGCGCAGTTGCGGGACTCGGGGGCCGATGTGGCGGTCACCTGCGCCTACGGCAAACTGCTGCCGGGTGCGCTGCTGGCGGTGCCGCGCTTTGGCTTTTTGAACACCCACACCAGCCTGCTGCCCGCCTACCGGGGCGCGGCGCCCATTCAGTGGGCCCTGATTCGCGGCGAAACGGTCACGGGCACCACCATCATGCAAACCGATGAAGGCATGGACACCGGGCCCATCCTGCTGCAGGAGGCGCTGCCCATTCTCCCGGACTGGACCAGCGTGGAACTGGCCGACGCCCTGAGCACCCAGGCCGCGCGCCTGATCGTGCAGGCGCTGGGGCAGTTGGGCAACCTCTCCCCTACCCCACAGGACCACGCCCAGGCCACACACGCGCCCATGCTGGTGAAGGAGGACGGCTTCGTGCGCTGGACCGACGGCGCGCAGGCCGTGGTGGACCGCTTCCGGGGCGTGGCCGCGTGGCCGCAGACGACCGCCTTTCTGGGCGGCGCGCGCCTGAAACTGGGCGGCCTGCGCGTGGCCGCCGGCCAGGGCCAGCCCGGCGAGGTGCTGGCGGTGACGAATGAAGGCCTGACTGTGGCCTGCGGGGAAGGCGCCGTGACGGTCGCCACCGTGCAGCCCGAAGCCCGCAAGGCGCAGCCCGCCGCGCTGTGGGCCCAGACCGCCGGAGCGGGGCCCGGCACCCGCTTGGACCTGTGGCAACCCCCCGCCCCCTGA
- the def gene encoding peptide deformylase has product MTDASSPRVYPLRLYGDPVLRRKAKPLLHTDLLTVPGFSPQTVRQVADTMLETMFEARGVGLAAPQIGLPVRLFVAVEYEDDEEEGTDTPLKSRVLRDYVMLNPVLRVIDKKKDRSYQEGCLSIPGIYEEGVARARAVQVSYTDLDGQPRVIEADDYLARVFQHETDHLDGVLFLDRLPAEVTEDYRKELLALQQKSKAYLSTLAQARRPGADR; this is encoded by the coding sequence GTGACTGACGCTTCTTCCCCCCGCGTGTACCCGCTGCGCCTGTACGGCGACCCGGTGCTGCGCCGCAAGGCCAAGCCGCTGCTCCACACCGATCTGCTGACCGTGCCCGGCTTCTCGCCCCAGACCGTGCGGCAGGTGGCCGACACCATGCTGGAAACCATGTTCGAGGCCCGGGGCGTGGGGCTGGCCGCGCCGCAGATTGGCCTGCCGGTGCGCCTGTTCGTGGCGGTGGAATACGAGGACGACGAAGAGGAAGGCACCGACACACCCCTGAAATCGCGGGTGCTGCGCGACTACGTGATGCTTAATCCAGTGCTGCGCGTGATCGACAAGAAAAAGGACCGCTCGTACCAGGAAGGCTGCCTCAGCATCCCCGGCATTTACGAGGAGGGTGTGGCCCGCGCCCGCGCCGTGCAGGTGAGCTACACCGATCTGGACGGCCAGCCCCGCGTTATTGAAGCCGACGATTATCTGGCCCGGGTTTTTCAGCACGAAACCGACCACCTGGACGGCGTGCTGTTTCTGGACCGCCTGCCCGCCGAGGTCACCGAGGACTACCGCAAGGAACTGCTGGCCCTGCAGCAGAAGTCCAAAGCGTACTTAAGCACTCTGGCGCAGGCCCGCCGCCCCGGGGCCGACCGTTGA
- a CDS encoding tetratricopeptide repeat protein: MRALTLLLALSAAPLPALAQTSSAPSPAPAPPQTALTQTQGAAQAAAEARDLVTRARAAYPKGSANIDQPLWKQAAAAAERAVQAAPTNPDYLRLRAQIYTEVGFWRQAELAWQAYFQAAPNAAQTDAREAASVQYNLGYAAFTRGQLDQAAAFFARCLTLDARNAPCASWAARAALEQGDFTQAQTLYDRALALKPGDATLTYFRRLAGKAAQYGPEATRAFSRAYADLDAGRRPQALAGFQEAARRAPTFAEAHREAGRLALALGDLGAAQTAYAALGALPGATDADRYNLALVQEAGQYGLPAVQTFRAAYARYAAGDRAGAEAGFTAAATQNPRYAKAWAWLGRVRFEAGNFAGAAEAYAQAVKLDPADKSSAYQLRLAEQKR, encoded by the coding sequence ATGCGAGCCCTGACCCTGCTGCTGGCCTTAAGCGCGGCCCCCCTGCCGGCCCTGGCCCAGACCTCTTCTGCCCCCAGCCCTGCGCCTGCGCCGCCCCAGACCGCGCTCACCCAGACCCAGGGCGCCGCGCAGGCCGCCGCCGAGGCCCGCGATCTGGTCACGCGGGCGCGCGCAGCTTACCCAAAGGGCAGCGCCAACATTGACCAGCCGCTGTGGAAGCAGGCCGCCGCCGCCGCCGAGCGGGCGGTGCAGGCCGCCCCCACCAACCCCGACTACCTGCGGCTGCGCGCCCAGATTTACACCGAGGTGGGTTTCTGGCGCCAGGCCGAGCTGGCGTGGCAAGCGTACTTTCAGGCGGCCCCAAACGCCGCCCAGACCGACGCCCGCGAAGCCGCCAGCGTGCAGTACAACCTGGGCTACGCCGCCTTCACCCGGGGCCAGCTGGACCAGGCCGCCGCCTTTTTCGCCCGCTGCCTGACGCTGGACGCCAGGAATGCCCCCTGTGCCTCGTGGGCGGCGCGTGCGGCGCTGGAGCAGGGCGACTTTACCCAGGCCCAGACCCTGTACGACCGCGCGCTGGCCCTGAAACCCGGCGACGCCACACTCACCTATTTCCGCCGCCTTGCCGGCAAGGCCGCCCAGTACGGCCCAGAGGCCACCCGCGCCTTCAGCCGCGCCTACGCGGACCTGGACGCCGGGCGGCGGCCCCAGGCCCTGGCCGGGTTTCAGGAGGCCGCCCGCCGCGCCCCCACCTTTGCCGAAGCGCACCGTGAAGCGGGCCGCCTCGCGCTGGCGCTGGGCGACCTGGGCGCCGCGCAGACGGCGTACGCGGCCCTGGGCGCCCTCCCCGGCGCCACCGACGCCGACCGCTACAACCTGGCGCTGGTGCAGGAAGCCGGACAGTACGGCCTGCCGGCGGTGCAGACCTTCCGGGCCGCCTACGCGCGCTACGCCGCCGGAGACCGTGCCGGCGCCGAGGCGGGATTCACGGCCGCTGCGACGCAGAACCCCAGGTACGCCAAGGCCTGGGCGTGGCTGGGCCGCGTGCGTTTTGAAGCCGGGAACTTCGCGGGCGCCGCCGAGGCCTATGCCCAGGCCGTAAAACTGGACCCTGCAGACAAGAGCAGTGCCTATCAGCTGCGCCTGGCCGAGCAGAAGCGGTAA
- the surE gene encoding 5'/3'-nucleotidase SurE — protein sequence MDELRRTSDRRAVLVANDDGIFSPGIKALGLAMGTFANVIVSAPDVEQSAVGHGITIRRPLRFKHTAAAGFGEIPAYRVDGTPADCVVLGTHLTGRPDLVVSGINLGLNLGDDLTHSGTVAAAIEGMTLGLPAIAFSQQATPGGEYDFQASAAYAARLAQAVLARGLPPRTLLNVNFPHGIPRGVRVTRVGEHRWEDTIVTREDPEGRDYHWVAGTSRAADAHDETTDYGAIQAGYISVSPVRIDLTARDLLAEVEGYLPGLG from the coding sequence ATGGACGAACTGCGCCGCACCTCTGACCGCAGGGCCGTGTTGGTGGCCAACGACGACGGCATTTTCAGCCCCGGCATCAAGGCGCTGGGCCTGGCCATGGGCACCTTTGCAAACGTGATCGTCAGCGCGCCAGACGTGGAGCAGAGTGCGGTGGGACACGGGATTACCATCCGGCGTCCGCTGCGCTTTAAGCACACAGCCGCCGCTGGCTTCGGCGAGATTCCGGCTTACCGCGTGGACGGCACCCCGGCCGACTGCGTGGTGCTGGGCACCCACCTCACCGGGCGGCCGGATCTGGTGGTCAGCGGCATCAACCTGGGCCTGAACCTGGGGGACGACCTGACCCATTCGGGCACGGTGGCGGCGGCCATTGAGGGCATGACCCTGGGCCTGCCCGCCATCGCCTTTAGCCAGCAGGCCACCCCGGGCGGCGAGTACGATTTCCAGGCCAGCGCCGCGTATGCCGCGCGGCTGGCCCAGGCGGTGCTGGCGCGCGGCCTGCCGCCCCGCACGCTGCTGAACGTGAATTTTCCGCACGGCATCCCGCGCGGCGTGCGGGTGACCCGGGTGGGCGAGCACCGCTGGGAAGACACCATCGTGACCCGCGAGGACCCCGAAGGCCGCGACTACCACTGGGTGGCGGGCACCAGCCGCGCCGCTGACGCCCACGACGAAACCACCGATTACGGCGCCATTCAGGCGGGGTACATCAGCGTGTCGCCCGTGCGCATTGACCTGACCGCCCGCGACCTGCTGGCCGAGGTGGAAGGGTACCTGCCTGGGCTGGGGTGA
- a CDS encoding DUF1989 domain-containing protein: MTLSTHRIPPQSGTGFQLRRGDVLVVIDPQGEQVADLMAFATDNREEWLSSGRTFDYNETIYLTTGHVLYSNRSRPMFTLLRDDVGQHDFLLTPCSTETFELLYPPGTAEGHPSCFSNLVSAFAPYGIAPDQIPTTLNIFMNVRVDERGRVVIAPPLSRAGQRLELRAEMDLVVGLTACSAEGSNNGTFKPIDYQIIRAASEG, from the coding sequence ATGACCCTTTCCACCCACCGTATTCCTCCCCAGAGCGGGACCGGCTTTCAGCTGCGGCGCGGCGACGTGCTGGTGGTGATTGACCCGCAGGGCGAGCAGGTGGCCGACCTGATGGCCTTTGCCACTGACAACCGCGAGGAATGGCTGTCGTCGGGGCGCACCTTCGATTACAACGAGACGATTTACCTCACCACCGGGCATGTGCTGTACAGCAACCGCAGCCGCCCCATGTTCACCCTGCTGCGCGACGATGTGGGCCAGCACGACTTTCTCCTGACCCCCTGCTCCACCGAAACCTTTGAACTGCTGTACCCGCCCGGCACCGCCGAGGGCCACCCCAGCTGCTTTTCCAACCTGGTCTCGGCCTTCGCGCCCTACGGCATCGCCCCGGATCAGATTCCCACCACCCTGAACATCTTCATGAACGTGCGGGTGGACGAGCGCGGGCGCGTGGTGATCGCCCCGCCCCTGTCGCGCGCCGGGCAGCGCCTGGAACTGCGCGCCGAGATGGACCTTGTGGTGGGCCTGACCGCCTGCTCCGCCGAGGGCAGCAACAACGGCACTTTCAAGCCGATTGACTACCAGATCATTCGTGCAGCAAGCGAAGGCTGA
- the gntA gene encoding guanitoxin biosynthesis heme-dependent pre-guanitoxin N-hydroxylase GntA, with the protein MTQYISQRPARLPTIAPSSASSYHLICSGEPQATGGPVTAEVQARHGALREAILAPTFSCVAARASLNTSCYALGCYGALSDEASVQALAQDLARFVLDQDRMDSDFTSLIATFGGEAPASEEAFEAQLWALLRALHRLDTAPYSPEVSADPQDPRFGFSFGGRAFFIIGLHPRSSRLARTLPFPALVFNAHRQFQALRDSGRFPRMQQTIRARELKLQGNLNPNLANHGEVTEARQYSGRAVEADWAAPFPHEPQAPKGRCPFGHS; encoded by the coding sequence ATGACCCAGTACATTTCCCAGCGCCCGGCGCGCTTGCCCACGATTGCCCCGTCTTCCGCCAGCAGTTACCACCTCATCTGCAGTGGTGAGCCACAGGCCACGGGCGGCCCCGTCACCGCCGAGGTGCAGGCCCGGCATGGGGCGCTGCGCGAGGCCATCCTGGCCCCCACCTTTTCCTGCGTGGCGGCGCGCGCCTCGCTGAACACCAGTTGCTACGCCCTGGGCTGCTACGGCGCCCTGAGCGACGAGGCCAGTGTTCAGGCCCTGGCCCAGGATCTGGCCCGCTTTGTGCTTGACCAAGACCGCATGGATTCAGACTTCACCAGCCTGATCGCCACGTTTGGCGGCGAGGCCCCCGCCTCTGAAGAGGCATTCGAAGCCCAGCTGTGGGCCCTGCTGCGCGCCCTGCACCGCCTGGACACCGCGCCCTACAGCCCGGAGGTCAGCGCCGATCCTCAGGACCCGCGCTTCGGTTTCTCGTTCGGGGGCCGGGCCTTTTTCATCATTGGCCTGCACCCGCGCAGCAGCCGTCTGGCGCGCACGCTGCCCTTTCCGGCGCTGGTGTTCAATGCCCACCGCCAGTTTCAGGCGCTGCGCGATTCGGGGCGCTTTCCCCGCATGCAGCAGACCATCCGCGCCCGGGAACTGAAGCTGCAGGGCAACCTGAACCCCAACCTCGCCAACCACGGCGAGGTGACCGAAGCCCGCCAGTATTCCGGCCGCGCGGTCGAGGCCGACTGGGCGGCGCCGTTTCCCCACGAGCCCCAGGCCCCCAAGGGCCGCTGCCCCTTTGGGCACAGCTGA